The following coding sequences lie in one Euhalothece natronophila Z-M001 genomic window:
- the trxB gene encoding thioredoxin-disulfide reductase — MSLNNMSDNQTVENLVIIGSGPAGYTAGLYAGRANLKPVMFEGFEAGGSPGGQLMTTSDVENYPGFPEGITGPKLMQEMKAQAQRWGTEVYTEDVIEADLTQRPFTIRSQEREVKAHSVIIATGANAKRLHLPNEDKFWNQGISACAICDGANPMFKGNDVVVIGGGDSAAEEAAYVTKYCDHVHLLVRRDEMRASKTLQDRVLNHPKITIHWNTEAVDVYGQEGGFLEGVKIRNRQTGEESNLPARGLFYAIGHTPNTQLFQGQLDLDETGYIITKPDSVETNIEGVYAAGDVQDHEFRQAVTAAGTGCQAAMLAERWLSANNLATEYHQDEDAEATATRSEDEDKPTADTEETFDINETRHYGGYALRRLFHESDRVLVVKYVGPNCGLCATLKPILDGVIDEYADKVHFVEIDIADEPDIAENAMVTGTPTVQFFRNQEIVDQLRGVKQKSEYRQRIEEYLAETVSAK; from the coding sequence ATGAGTTTGAACAATATGAGTGATAACCAAACTGTAGAAAACCTAGTTATTATTGGATCAGGTCCTGCTGGCTATACTGCTGGACTCTATGCTGGGCGAGCCAACTTAAAACCAGTAATGTTTGAAGGCTTTGAAGCTGGTGGTTCTCCGGGTGGACAATTAATGACAACTAGTGATGTAGAAAACTATCCCGGCTTTCCTGAAGGCATCACTGGCCCCAAACTGATGCAAGAGATGAAAGCGCAAGCCCAACGGTGGGGAACCGAAGTTTATACTGAAGATGTCATTGAAGCTGACTTAACCCAACGCCCCTTTACCATTCGTTCTCAAGAAAGAGAAGTAAAAGCCCATAGTGTCATTATTGCTACTGGGGCAAATGCAAAACGCCTACACCTGCCTAATGAAGATAAATTCTGGAATCAAGGAATTTCTGCTTGTGCCATTTGTGATGGGGCAAACCCAATGTTTAAGGGGAATGATGTAGTGGTTATTGGGGGTGGTGACTCCGCAGCAGAAGAAGCCGCTTATGTGACTAAATACTGTGACCATGTTCATTTATTAGTCCGTCGTGACGAAATGCGGGCAAGTAAAACGCTACAAGATCGAGTTTTAAATCATCCTAAAATTACCATTCATTGGAATACAGAAGCGGTGGATGTTTATGGACAGGAAGGGGGCTTCCTTGAAGGGGTGAAAATTCGCAATCGTCAAACTGGCGAAGAAAGCAATTTACCAGCGCGAGGGTTATTCTATGCTATTGGTCACACCCCGAATACACAATTATTCCAAGGACAATTAGATTTAGATGAAACGGGCTATATTATTACTAAACCAGACTCGGTAGAAACCAATATTGAAGGTGTTTATGCTGCTGGCGATGTGCAAGATCATGAGTTTCGCCAGGCGGTAACAGCGGCTGGAACCGGTTGTCAGGCAGCGATGTTGGCAGAACGGTGGTTATCGGCAAATAACTTAGCTACAGAATATCATCAAGATGAAGATGCGGAAGCTACTGCTACCCGTAGTGAGGACGAAGATAAACCTACCGCAGATACAGAAGAAACCTTTGATATTAATGAAACTCGCCATTATGGGGGTTATGCCCTACGTCGGCTTTTCCATGAAAGCGATCGCGTTTTAGTGGTTAAATATGTTGGCCCCAATTGTGGACTTTGTGCAACTCTGAAACCAATTTTAGATGGGGTAATTGATGAGTACGCCGATAAGGTTCATTTTGTGGAAATTGATATCGCTGATGAACCTGATATTGCGGAAAATGCGATGGTAACGGGAACGCCAACAGTACAATTCTTCCGTAATCAAGAAATTGTGGATCAACTGCGAGGGGTGAAACAAAAAAGCGAATATCGTCAACGTATTGAAGAATATCTCGCAGAAACGGTTAGCGCTAAGTAA
- the psaM gene encoding photosystem I reaction center subunit XII, whose translation MGISETQVFVALVIALLPGIMAFRLATELYK comes from the coding sequence ATGGGCATATCAGAAACACAAGTCTTTGTCGCGTTAGTTATCGCATTACTCCCCGGTATTATGGCATTTCGTCTAGCAACCGAACTGTATAAATAA
- a CDS encoding slr1601 family putative cell division protein, with amino-acid sequence MPTKNARPVRKTSHQNRNNVTYRSFPRYGGLTLEIGAKILTNALIIAVAIAALNRLLPHYQTQNARLEELNNEVERTQARVDRLNSQFTRNFDPYQSQEIRQEHTHQIKPNQRRIVWLEPETQNPE; translated from the coding sequence ATGCCTACCAAAAATGCTCGCCCAGTTCGTAAAACTTCACATCAGAATCGCAACAACGTTACTTATCGCAGTTTTCCTCGTTATGGTGGCTTAACTCTGGAAATCGGTGCCAAAATTTTAACCAATGCCTTAATTATTGCTGTCGCGATCGCGGCTTTAAATAGACTCCTTCCCCATTATCAAACCCAAAACGCGAGATTAGAGGAGTTAAACAACGAAGTGGAACGAACTCAAGCCCGTGTTGATCGCCTCAATAGCCAGTTTACTCGCAATTTTGATCCCTATCAAAGTCAGGAAATTCGGCAAGAACATACCCATCAAATTAAGCCCAATCAGCGTCGCATTGTTTGGTTAGAACCAGAAACCCAAAATCCTGAATAA